From the Aerococcus viridans genome, the window CAATAAATAGCTCAGTAATCCCTGTCCCTCACCCACTGACATAGAAGCTAATTGTGGCAAAAGAAATATGCGCAAGCCAAATAACATGCCAATCATCAACACAATTAAAGCAATTGGATAAAGCATAACCCCTTTTAGCTTTCGCATCTGTTGATCACGTTCTTGAATGTACTTGGCAATCGTTTCTAGCCCTAAGCCAAAATTGCCATAAGCTTCTGCCACTTGAATTTGATAAGCTACATTACCCTTAATTTTCATTTCATGTATAACTTGATAAAAATACTGACCAGCTGAGAAACCGGTCGCCATTTTGCCAAAAGTCACTTCTTGCTTAGGAAAAATAGTCTTTAAAAAAGAAAATATTTCAAGCATAGGAAACCCTTCTTGAAGCATTTCTGCGATGTATAAAAGTACAGTCGCCTGTAGTTGCGGTTGCCAAGTGCTAGTAATTTCAGTTTTCGCTAATTGTTTCCAGTTGATATTCTTCCATGCTGGACTGGGTGATGTAGCCATGATCATAAGCCTCCTTTAATAGTCGATTTAGTGATTTAAAATCATTTGGATAGCTTTGATTTAAAATGAAACTACTCAGCTGGTCACCCTGTAGTAACTCAAATAAGGCTAATTTCTCAGTCGCAACAATTTCTGGATCAGTGATACGAGGCACCAACCTTTGGGCAACGACTAATAGCAAGGTCTGGACCAATTGTTCGTTTGTGATGCCTAATTCTTTCAAGCGTCCAATTACACCAAAAGTATTTTTAGCATGAACGGTGGCTAAAACTAGATGACCAGTCAGTGATGCGCGAATCACCATTTTCGCTGTTTCTTCACTTCTGATTTCGCCAATTAGAATGATATCCGGATGGTGACGCAAACTAGCGGTCAGCAAACGGTCATAAGTAATATCCGCCTTTTCATTGACTTCTGTTTGTAAGAAAGTAGGTTCTTTAATTTCAATGGGCTCTTCTATTGTAATAATTTGACTGGCTTTTTCTTGATAGGTATTCCTTAACAGTTGGTAAATGGTCGTTGTTTTCCCTGAAGAAACTGGGCCCGAAAATATGATCAAACCACTTTTGCGCTTCATATATTTGTTCAGGGTGTCATAAGCTGCTTGATTCAAGTGATTGGATTTAAAATCACTGGTCACCTTATCATGGAAAACACGGATGACTAATGATTCATGCATGAGATAATTAGAGATTGACGATAATCGTAATTCGATTTTGTCGTCTCCCAAGTCATAGACAATAGCACCATCTTGGGGCATACGTTTCTCCCCTACGTCCATATTAGCCATATACTTTAATAACCGAATCAACTGACTCCCTTTTTCAAATTCAAGAGTTTCCTGCAATATCAATTGGTATCCGTCTCTTAGAAAAACATGATACTGCTGTCCCTCTGGTAGAATGTGGATATCATCGGACCGTTTTAATATCGCCATCGAAATCATACTGTCTATCATTTCTTTCAACCTATCACCTCCATTTATTTTCAGGTCATATAATTTATACGAAGAATTCTTATAAAATCGCTTACGAAATAAAAATAATATGCAAAAAAAAGCGCATCTCAAAATTTTGCGCACTTTTGCATGATAGGCCCCCGTTTTAATTTTGAAAATTTTCTGAAATGATATACTTTAAGCTAGGCCGCTAAATTGGTACTACAAAAAGGGAGGGAACTGCAATGGATGACATCGTAAATCGTTTATATCAAATTGAAAATACGGCTAAAGATGCGGAGAATACGGTTCAAGATCAAAAAATGAGCATTAAAAGATCATTTGACGATAAGAAACGTGATTTTTTACAAGCGGCTAATGATGCTTATGCTAAAAAAATCGAAACAACAAGAGAATCGTTTAGTTCTGAGGACTATGAAACTTCTCATAATCTTACTGCCAAATTTTCCCGTAAAATGCAACGCATTCAAGATATTCTTGACAATGAACACGGTCTTTATGTAGACGAGTTCATGGAAAAAGTAACAAAGCTTGGAGTCGATGAAATTGGATAACTATACTGCTATAGACACAAAAATTCATGGTATGCGAAAGCATTTATTGACCAGTGAGAAAATCGAGGCTCATGGGAATATTCGTACATTAAATGAATTGTACGCATTAATCACCGAAAATCCTTCTTACAAAAAGGCAGCAGACGTTCTAAAAACTGATGTCTCTTCGCGAGAAGATATTGAGTTGATGCTTAATTACGGCAATTTCTTTGAGTTTTTAAAATTATATCGTTTTTCCTCTTTGCAACAACGCGCTTTCCTTAAACGATATGCAATGTTTTTTGAGGCTTGGTTTATCAAACACACCTTAAGAACCGTCGTAAATCGTGGTGAAACAACCGTTATCATGAGCCCAGTCACCCATTATCTCGATGATAATCGCGGATTCAAAACGACAGATTTGATCATGGCAACTGATGTAAAAACAGTTGTGGATGCACTTGCTGACACCATTTACGGACCTTTTTTCCAACAATATAGTAACTTATTTAGTCAAAATGACTACGAGCGCTATGAATTCGAAATTGCCTTTGACCAATTTGTCATTCAACAAATTTGGCAAGGAGGTAAAAAATATCTAACCGGTGAGTCATTAACAGGTTTTAAAAAACTATTCGGCGCCCGCTTTGATATCTTAAATATTTTTACAATTTATCGTTTGAAATTCCTCTACCAATTAAGCGATAACGAAGTCACATCTGCTTTAGTAGTCGGGAAGTATCGTTTGAATGACGAGTATATCGATCGATTATTGCAAGCACCTGATATTCGAAACTTCGAAATCACGGTTGCTGAGCTTGGTTATGGTGACATTTTTGAACATTTATCGACAGATGAATCCCTACAAAAATATGAGGAAGAATTCTTAAGAGCCTTACAACGTCATCTTGCGACTAGAGCACCGAGATCAATGTATGCAATTATCAATTATTTAGAGGATAGCCGTCATGCTTTATTGATGTTAGAAGAATTAACCGAACGAATTACATATAAAAACATTTCACCTATAGAAAGGAGTTTAAATCAATGATAACCGAAATGCGCTTAGTCAATATTACCGGTCCTCGTGACGATATTGACCGGATGGCGGATCGTTATTTGACCCACTACCCTATCCATTTAGAAAATGCGTTGAAGGAGTTGTCAGAGATTCGAACACTTCGTCCCTATACAAGTCCAAACCCTTATGAACCTTGGGAAGAACGAATTGATAACTTATTAGACTACACAAACGTTGAGCATGGTAAAGACATTCATTTGGACAAACCCATGACCTTTGATCAAGCAAAAGCTTTAGTGAACGAAGTTGAAGAAAGTTTACAACATGAACGAGAAGCCATTACTAAAGTGCAAGCAGCACATGATGAAGCAAATGAAAACTTGTTAATGTTTAGACCCTTCCAATCGATTGACTTCAACTTAGATAAAATTTACGAAATGAACCACATTAAATTCCGTTTCGGTCGTTTCACTCGTGAAAACTACCGTAAGTTCGAAAAATATGTGGACTCAATGGTTCCGGCCATCTTTGTGAAGAGTGAAGAAACTGAAAAATACGTTTACGGGGTCTACTTTACACCAGATGAAGCGCGCCAACGTGTTGATGCCCTTCTATTCTCACTAGCTTGGGAACGGATTTACCTTCCTGAAGAAAGTGGTAGCTTCCGTGAAATTACCCATAAATACCAAAACCTAGTGGAAGATACTGAAAGCCAGTTAATCCAATTGAAACGTAAAATGCGTGCTTTGGTAACGCCAGTTGCACCTAATTTATTAGCTGCTAAAAGTCGTTTGATGGATTTATCTCAAGCCTTTGGTGTTCGTAAATTTGCAGCAATTACCCGTGAGGAATTCGCGCAAAAAGAAACACGTTACTTATTAATCGGTTGGATGGCTCAATCTGATGCGCAAAAATTCAGCGATGAAGTGAAAAACGATCCAAACGTGACTATGTATATCGAAGATGAAGATGACAACAGTCATTTGAATCCACCTACAAAAATGAAGAACAATTTCCTAATCCGCCCTTTTGAGTTACTAACCAAAATGTACGGCGTTCCAAACTACCGTGAAATTGATCCAACAGCGATTGTAGGTATTTCTTACTCCCTTCTTTTTGGTGCCATGTTCGGAGACGTGGGTCAGGGATTCATTCTATTTCTTGTAGGGCTTGTCGGATTCTTCAACAAGAAATTACGCCCTATCGGTATGTTAGCGCCAATTGGATTAAGTTCAACTATCTTTGGTTTCCTTTACGGATCAATCTTTGGATTTGAAGATGTTATCCATGCATTATGGCTACCTCCTATGACACACATGACAGACATTCCCTTCTTCGGAAGCTTAAATACAGTATTTATCGTAGCAGTCGCCTTTGGTATGTTCATGATCCTCGCAACAATGATTGTCAACATCGTGCAACGCTTTAATGCCGGAGAAAAATGGGAAGCTATTCTTGATAAGAACGGTATTGCCGGATTCATTTTCTACTTTGTATTGGTAGCTATGTTAATCCTTTACATGTCTGGACACACAATTCCAGCAATTGGCATCTTAATCGCTATCCTAGCTTTAGCATTAATCACGATTGCCTTTAAGGAAGAAATCATTCGCAAGTTGGAAAACCATAAAGAGAAAAATGGTGACAACATTGTGATTCAAGCATTAACAATCTTCTTTGAAACATTTGAAACCCTATTAACTTACTTCTCTAACTCAATTTCATTCGTCCGTGTGGGTGCGTTCGCTATTTCCCATGGTGCAATGATGAGTGTGGTATTAATGTTTGCAGGTGCTGAAAATAGTGGCAACATCAACTGGTTGGTCATTATCTTAGGTAACTTGTTTGTAATTGGTTTTGAAGGATTAGTCGTGGCAATTCAAGTTTTACGTCTTGAATTTTATGAAATCTTCAGTCACTTCTATCGTGGCGATGGTATTGAATTTAAAAATATTTGGATTAAAGATTTAAGGAGAAAATAAAAATGACAACAGAATTATTAATTAAACTGACAATGGTTGCAACTTTCGTATTGGGTTTTGTTTTACCATTTGGTTACTTCTACACAGGCAAAAAAACAAGAAATCGTTACAAAAAATCATTAACTACTAACTTAGTATTCGTTGTAGCTGGTATCTTAATTGCTATCGTATTAGCTTACAACCCAGAAGTTGCTTTAGCATCAACTGATGCTGCTGCAGAAACTGCTGGTTTAGCAACAGGTCTGGGTTACATCGCTGCTGCCTTATCAATTGGTTTATCATGTGTTGGTGGTGGTATCGCCGTTGCCTCTGCAGCTTCAGCTGCCCTAGGTGCTATTTCAGAAGATGGTTCAATCTTCGGTCGTTCATTAATCTTCGTTGGTCTTGCTGAAGGGGTTGCCCTTTACGGTTTGATCATCTCATTCATGATTTTAGGTCAACTATAATGAAAGCTTACGTAATCTGTGATAACTTAGACACTTTGACTGGATTGCGATTAGTAGGTATTGAAGGTGAAATTGTAAAGCCTGCGGAATTTGAACCTGCCTTTAAACGTGCAATAGCAGATAAAGGTATTGGCATTCTTTATCTTTCGCCTTCTCTAATTGAAAGCAATCAAGACCTTGTAAATGATGTTCGCTTTAACCAAGCAACACCACTTATCACTTCAGTCTTAGGTGCAAATGAATATCAAAATGCGACCAATACCATTGCTGAAACAATTCAACATGCAATCGGTATCCAATTATAGAATGGGAGTTTTAAGCAATGGATTTAGAAGATAAATTTGCTTATTTTGAAACGCAAGTCAACCAACAAGCGCAAGATATTATTGACGAACAAGTCAATCAATACCAAGCAACTTTGCAAAAAGACTATGATGAATTTGTGAAAAATACAAATCAAGAGTTTGATGCAAAATTTGCCAACGCCAAAAAAAATATGCGTAAAGAGTTGAATAAAAACACTTCTCAAAGTCAAATTCACTTACAACGTGACTTGTACTTACTAGAAGAAAAGTTGAGAAAAACGCTATTCGCTGAATTCAACAGTGCGATTCAAAATTACATGCAAACAGATGAATACCGCAACCAATTAGTTGTGATGATTAATAACTTAAAAGACTATGCAGAAAAAAATCGTGAAGAGTTGGTTGTTTACATCAACCATTCAGATCAAGGTATGATTGAAACTTTATTAGAAGAAACAAATGCAAATATTCAAATTTCAGACCGTGAGTTTTTGGGTGGCGTTCGTGGCGTCTTGAAAGACCGTCAAGTATTAATTGACTACTCTTTCTCTACCCTATTAGAAAACGTTGAAGATAGCTTTACTATCAAGGAGGTTGATGACTAGAATGGCAAACGAAAATTTAATTTATTCAATTTCGGGCCCAATCGTTAAAATAGCTGGTCCAACCGACTTATCCATGCAAGAAATGGTCCACGTTGGGGAAGACAAATTAGTTGGGGAAGTTATTTCTATCAATGAAAAAGAAACCACTATCCAAGTGTACGAAGAAACCGCGGGTATCCGTCCTGGAGAACGCGTTTACGGTACAACAATGCCGATTAAAGTACAGTTAGGCCCTGGTCTAATCAATAATATATATGATGGTATTGAACGTCCTTTAGTTGAAATTGAAAAACAATCCGGATACATGATCAAACGTGGTGTACAAGTAGATTCGCTTGATAAATCAACCTTATGGCATGTGAAACCAGTTGTTGAAGTCGGTGACCAAGTTTCTGGTGGTGAAATTATTGCCGAAATTCCAGAATCTAACGCCGTTACCCATAAAGTTTTGTTACCACCTACAACTGTTGGTGAAGTCGTAGAAGTCGTTGCTGAGGGTGACTATACTATCGAAGATATCTTGGTTAAAGTTCGTCGCTTCAACGGTGACATTGATGAAATCAAAGCTTATCAAGAATGGCCAATCCGGCAAGCACGACCTGTTGCTTCTCGTTTCGAGTCAACTACACCACTTGTAACTGGTCAACGGATTATCGACTCTGTCTTCCCTATCGCTAAAGGTGGTACTGCTGCGATTCCTGGTGGTTTTGGTACTGGGAAAACAACTATGCAACATCAGATTGCCAAATATGCTGATGCAGATGTGATTGTCTACATTGGCTGTGGTGAACGTGGTAACGAAATGACCGAAGTACTTGAAGACTTCTCAAAATTGATTGACCCTCGTTCAAATGCGCCTTTGATGGAACGTACAGTTTTAATTGCCAACACTTCCAACATGCCGGTAGCAGCTCGTGAAGCCTCTATTTATACAGGTTTAACAATCGCTGAATACTACCGTGATATGGGTTATGACGTAGCGATCATGGCCGATTCAACATCTCGTTGGGCGGAAGCTTTACGTGAGTTATCTGGTCGTCTTGAAGAAATGCCAGCTGAAGAAGGTTTCCCAGCATACCTAGCTAGCCGTATCGCAACTTTCTATGAACGGGCTGGTTACATGCGTAACTTAAACCAATCTGAAGGTTCAGTATCGATCATCGGTGCTGTGTCTCCTCAAGGTGGGGACTTCTCTGAACCAGTTACCCAAAATACAAAACGTTTCGTACGTTGTTTCTGGGGGCTAGATTCAGAACTTGCCCATAAACGCCACTACCCTGCTATTAACTGGATGAACTCTTATAGTCAGTACGTGGATGATTTAGGTGCTTGGTATACTGCCAACGTTTCTGAAAAATTCTTAGCTAACCGGGCTGAAATGATGGCTCTTTTACATGAAGAAGACCAATTAATGGAAGTTGTAAAACTAATCGGTTCTGATGTACTACCTGACCACCAAAAATTAGTCT encodes:
- a CDS encoding V-type ATP synthase subunit E, with protein sequence MDLEDKFAYFETQVNQQAQDIIDEQVNQYQATLQKDYDEFVKNTNQEFDAKFANAKKNMRKELNKNTSQSQIHLQRDLYLLEEKLRKTLFAEFNSAIQNYMQTDEYRNQLVVMINNLKDYAEKNREELVVYINHSDQGMIETLLEETNANIQISDREFLGGVRGVLKDRQVLIDYSFSTLLENVEDSFTIKEVDD
- a CDS encoding V-type ATP synthase subunit F, with amino-acid sequence MKAYVICDNLDTLTGLRLVGIEGEIVKPAEFEPAFKRAIADKGIGILYLSPSLIESNQDLVNDVRFNQATPLITSVLGANEYQNATNTIAETIQHAIGIQL
- the comGA gene encoding competence type IV pilus ATPase ComGA translates to MIDSMISMAILKRSDDIHILPEGQQYHVFLRDGYQLILQETLEFEKGSQLIRLLKYMANMDVGEKRMPQDGAIVYDLGDDKIELRLSSISNYLMHESLVIRVFHDKVTSDFKSNHLNQAAYDTLNKYMKRKSGLIIFSGPVSSGKTTTIYQLLRNTYQEKASQIITIEEPIEIKEPTFLQTEVNEKADITYDRLLTASLRHHPDIILIGEIRSEETAKMVIRASLTGHLVLATVHAKNTFGVIGRLKELGITNEQLVQTLLLVVAQRLVPRITDPEIVATEKLALFELLQGDQLSSFILNQSYPNDFKSLNRLLKEAYDHGYITQSSMEEYQLETISEN
- a CDS encoding ATP synthase subunit C — encoded protein: MTTELLIKLTMVATFVLGFVLPFGYFYTGKKTRNRYKKSLTTNLVFVVAGILIAIVLAYNPEVALASTDAAAETAGLATGLGYIAAALSIGLSCVGGGIAVASAASAALGAISEDGSIFGRSLIFVGLAEGVALYGLIISFMILGQL
- a CDS encoding V0D/AC39 family V-type ATPase subunit, which encodes MKLDNYTAIDTKIHGMRKHLLTSEKIEAHGNIRTLNELYALITENPSYKKAADVLKTDVSSREDIELMLNYGNFFEFLKLYRFSSLQQRAFLKRYAMFFEAWFIKHTLRTVVNRGETTVIMSPVTHYLDDNRGFKTTDLIMATDVKTVVDALADTIYGPFFQQYSNLFSQNDYERYEFEIAFDQFVIQQIWQGGKKYLTGESLTGFKKLFGARFDILNIFTIYRLKFLYQLSDNEVTSALVVGKYRLNDEYIDRLLQAPDIRNFEITVAELGYGDIFEHLSTDESLQKYEEEFLRALQRHLATRAPRSMYAIINYLEDSRHALLMLEELTERITYKNISPIERSLNQ
- a CDS encoding V-type ATP synthase subunit I, which encodes MITEMRLVNITGPRDDIDRMADRYLTHYPIHLENALKELSEIRTLRPYTSPNPYEPWEERIDNLLDYTNVEHGKDIHLDKPMTFDQAKALVNEVEESLQHEREAITKVQAAHDEANENLLMFRPFQSIDFNLDKIYEMNHIKFRFGRFTRENYRKFEKYVDSMVPAIFVKSEETEKYVYGVYFTPDEARQRVDALLFSLAWERIYLPEESGSFREITHKYQNLVEDTESQLIQLKRKMRALVTPVAPNLLAAKSRLMDLSQAFGVRKFAAITREEFAQKETRYLLIGWMAQSDAQKFSDEVKNDPNVTMYIEDEDDNSHLNPPTKMKNNFLIRPFELLTKMYGVPNYREIDPTAIVGISYSLLFGAMFGDVGQGFILFLVGLVGFFNKKLRPIGMLAPIGLSSTIFGFLYGSIFGFEDVIHALWLPPMTHMTDIPFFGSLNTVFIVAVAFGMFMILATMIVNIVQRFNAGEKWEAILDKNGIAGFIFYFVLVAMLILYMSGHTIPAIGILIAILALALITIAFKEEIIRKLENHKEKNGDNIVIQALTIFFETFETLLTYFSNSISFVRVGAFAISHGAMMSVVLMFAGAENSGNINWLVIILGNLFVIGFEGLVVAIQVLRLEFYEIFSHFYRGDGIEFKNIWIKDLRRK
- a CDS encoding V-type ATP synthase subunit A encodes the protein MANENLIYSISGPIVKIAGPTDLSMQEMVHVGEDKLVGEVISINEKETTIQVYEETAGIRPGERVYGTTMPIKVQLGPGLINNIYDGIERPLVEIEKQSGYMIKRGVQVDSLDKSTLWHVKPVVEVGDQVSGGEIIAEIPESNAVTHKVLLPPTTVGEVVEVVAEGDYTIEDILVKVRRFNGDIDEIKAYQEWPIRQARPVASRFESTTPLVTGQRIIDSVFPIAKGGTAAIPGGFGTGKTTMQHQIAKYADADVIVYIGCGERGNEMTEVLEDFSKLIDPRSNAPLMERTVLIANTSNMPVAAREASIYTGLTIAEYYRDMGYDVAIMADSTSRWAEALRELSGRLEEMPAEEGFPAYLASRIATFYERAGYMRNLNQSEGSVSIIGAVSPQGGDFSEPVTQNTKRFVRCFWGLDSELAHKRHYPAINWMNSYSQYVDDLGAWYTANVSEKFLANRAEMMALLHEEDQLMEVVKLIGSDVLPDHQKLVLQTARVFREGFLQQNTFHKVDSAVPMAKQEKMIEVILYLHHRAKSLVQWGMPMSYLNKSNIFTDVINMKYTTSNDNLTDFDHYFEDIDTFYENAMQENG